One segment of Desulfosudis oleivorans Hxd3 DNA contains the following:
- the dapB gene encoding dihydrodipicolinate reductase, with translation MQLIPIMINGLPGNVAKMIVSHVLRDSRFALVPFSLTGPEIQEAAVEVAGTSIQLVRPDVRAARIGDIKKQCPGLISVDYTHPTAVNGNCEFYCAHGLPFVMGTTGGDRDRLDPAVRASSICAVIAPNMAKQVVGFQAMLAHAADTFPGLFAGYTMTVRESHQKGKADTSGTARAVVHSFNRLGVHFSEDQIEMIRDPEVQKREWGIPEEHLGGHGWHTYTLTSPDRTVTFEFKHNINGRDIYADGTLDAVVFLHQKVARGEKGTVFSMIDVLTGGCS, from the coding sequence ATGCAGCTTATTCCCATCATGATCAACGGCCTGCCCGGCAACGTGGCAAAGATGATCGTCTCCCACGTATTGCGGGACTCCCGGTTTGCCCTGGTCCCTTTCTCCCTTACCGGCCCGGAGATTCAGGAGGCGGCCGTTGAGGTGGCCGGCACGTCGATTCAACTGGTCCGGCCCGATGTCCGGGCGGCACGGATCGGTGATATCAAAAAACAGTGTCCCGGCCTGATCAGCGTGGACTACACCCACCCCACGGCTGTAAACGGCAATTGCGAATTCTACTGCGCCCACGGTCTGCCCTTTGTCATGGGCACCACCGGCGGAGACCGGGACCGCCTGGATCCGGCGGTTCGGGCGTCTTCCATCTGCGCGGTGATCGCCCCGAATATGGCCAAACAGGTGGTGGGGTTCCAGGCCATGCTGGCCCATGCCGCCGACACCTTTCCCGGCCTGTTTGCCGGCTACACCATGACGGTCAGGGAGAGCCACCAGAAGGGCAAGGCCGACACCAGCGGCACGGCCAGGGCCGTGGTCCATTCCTTTAACAGGCTGGGCGTGCACTTTTCAGAGGATCAAATCGAGATGATCCGCGACCCCGAGGTACAGAAACGTGAGTGGGGCATTCCGGAAGAACATCTGGGGGGCCACGGCTGGCACACCTACACCCTGACATCGCCGGACCGCACCGTCACCTTTGAGTTCAAACACAACATCAACGGCCGGGACATCTATGCCGACGGCACCCTGGACGCGGTGGTGTTTCTGCACCAAAAGGTGGCCAGAGGGGAAAAAGGCACCGTCTTTTCCATGATCGACGTCTTAACAGGAGGTTGCTCATGA